One region of Pagrus major chromosome 5, Pma_NU_1.0 genomic DNA includes:
- the LOC140996088 gene encoding gamma-crystallin M2-like has product MTSTGMNMMNKIIFYEERNFQGRSYECMSDCPDMSSYLNRCHSCRVERGCFMVYDRSNYMGNQYFMRRGEYADYMSMMGMRDCIKSCRMIPMHRGSFRMKIYERENFAGQMSELMDDCDNIMERFRMSNCMSCNVMDGHWLMYEQSNYRGRMMYMRPGEYRNFMNMGGSGMRFMSMKRITDSCF; this is encoded by the exons ATGACTTCCACTGGAATGAACATGATGAACAAG ATCATCTTCTACGAGGAGAGGAACTTCCAGGGTCGTTCCTATGAGTGCATGAGCGACTGCCCAGACATGTCCTCCTACCTGAACAGGTGCCACTCCTGCAGGGTGGAGAGAGGTTGCTTCATGGTGTACGACCGCAGCAACTACATGGGCAACCAGTACTTCATGAGGAGGGGCGAGTACGCCGACTACATGAGCATGATGGGCATGAGGGATTGCATCAAGTCCTGCCGTATGATCCCCATG CACAGGGGATCCTTCAGGATGAAGATCTACGAAAGGGAGAACTTCGCCGGTCAGATGTCTGAGCTGATGGACGACTGTGACAACATCATGGAGCGTTTCCGCATGTCCAACTGCATGTCCTGCAACGTGATGGACGGCCACTGGCTGATGTACGAGCAGTCCAACTACAGAGGCAGGATGATGTACATGAGGCCCGGCGAGTACAGGAACTTCATGAACATGGGCGGATCCGGCATGAGGTTCATGAGCATGAAGCGCATCACCGACTCC